The proteins below are encoded in one region of Aeromonas jandaei:
- the dcuC gene encoding C4-dicarboxylate transporter DcuC — translation MELVFVLLVLVAVVYGIIKDYNPQAVLALAGMAIFTLAYWLGLHPILPADKSTGFALFDLFEVFKGIFSYRAAGLGLTIMAVAGFATYMSHIGASQALVRVAVKPVAGIQSSYLMLSICYLVAVFVSLFVTSATGLGLLLMVTMYPVMRNLGISPASACGVIATSQAFEIGPTQTNAIFSAGQSGMDPTSYFVDYQIWLVAPMLLVTMVLHFFWQRHCDRKDGWDPAQHRGEHAELDEQGTDAVAAPTWYALLPIIPFVLMMTFSKLLVTTISVSVEVAMLLSVFIGMLCELLRTRSVRTAFAGLSSFLDGMGKVFGPVVALIVCAELFAESLKAIGAIDTLLHSASNAGIGSGLMTLVMVGLIMVAAVIMGSGNAAFLSFSTLAPAVAAKFGVPAVTMLLPMQLASSIGRTVSPIAAVLIACAGIAKVSPFVVVKRTCVPMAGALVTALTLNYLLFM, via the coding sequence TTGGAACTCGTCTTCGTCTTGCTCGTACTGGTTGCCGTGGTCTACGGCATCATCAAGGATTACAACCCGCAGGCGGTGCTGGCATTGGCCGGTATGGCCATTTTCACCCTGGCCTACTGGCTGGGATTGCACCCCATTCTGCCCGCTGACAAGAGCACCGGCTTCGCCCTGTTCGATCTGTTCGAAGTGTTCAAGGGGATCTTCTCCTACCGTGCGGCGGGCCTCGGCCTCACCATCATGGCGGTGGCCGGCTTTGCTACCTACATGTCCCATATCGGTGCCTCCCAGGCGCTGGTGCGGGTGGCGGTCAAACCGGTGGCAGGCATTCAGTCCAGCTACCTGATGCTCTCCATCTGCTATCTGGTGGCGGTCTTTGTCTCCCTGTTCGTTACCTCCGCCACCGGCCTTGGTCTGCTGTTGATGGTCACCATGTATCCGGTGATGCGCAACCTCGGTATCAGTCCGGCCTCCGCCTGTGGCGTCATCGCCACCTCCCAGGCGTTCGAGATTGGCCCGACCCAGACCAACGCCATCTTCTCCGCCGGCCAGTCCGGCATGGATCCGACCAGCTATTTCGTTGACTACCAGATCTGGCTGGTGGCCCCCATGCTGCTGGTGACCATGGTGCTGCACTTCTTCTGGCAGCGCCACTGTGACCGCAAGGATGGCTGGGATCCGGCCCAGCATCGCGGCGAACACGCCGAGCTGGACGAGCAGGGCACCGACGCGGTAGCGGCGCCCACCTGGTATGCCCTGCTGCCTATCATCCCCTTCGTGCTGATGATGACCTTCTCCAAACTGCTGGTGACCACCATCAGCGTCAGTGTGGAAGTGGCGATGCTGCTGTCGGTCTTTATCGGCATGTTGTGTGAGCTGCTGCGAACCCGCTCGGTGCGCACCGCCTTCGCCGGGCTCTCCAGCTTCCTCGACGGCATGGGCAAGGTGTTTGGCCCGGTAGTGGCGCTGATCGTCTGTGCCGAGCTGTTTGCCGAATCCCTCAAAGCCATCGGCGCCATCGATACCCTGCTGCATTCAGCCAGCAATGCTGGCATCGGCAGCGGCCTGATGACCCTGGTGATGGTGGGCCTCATCATGGTGGCGGCGGTGATCATGGGTTCTGGCAACGCGGCGTTCCTCAGCTTCTCGACTCTGGCACCTGCCGTGGCGGCCAAATTCGGCGTACCTGCGGTGACCATGCTGCTGCCGATGCAGCTCGCCTCCAGTATCGGCCGCACCGTCTCCCCGATTGCGGCGGTGCTGATCGCCTGTGCGGGCATCGCCAAGGTCTCCCCCTTCGTGGTGGTCAAGCGCACCTGCGTGCCCATGGCGGGGGCGCTGGTGACGGCGCTGACCCTCAACTATCTGCTGTTCATGTAA